The stretch of DNA GCGCGTACTTGAGGTAGGTCGTGAAGCCGTCGAGCAGCGCGGCGACGAGGCCGTGCGTCCCGTCGAGGAAGCCGCGCCGCAGCGCGTAGGCGCGGAAGAAGCGCCAGAACGGATGGCCGACGATCGCCGCCGGCCCCGAGCGCCGCCCCTTGCGCAGCATGTCGCGCGCGCCGTGGTCGGCGTAACGGAAGACCTTCGGCCAGTACTGGTCGAAGGAGCGGAAGGTGTCGTGGAGCATCGGCGCGCGCAGCGTCGGCAGCGGCCCGACGAGGTCGATCTCCTCGTGGACGAGCCGGTCCTGGTAGCGGGCGCGGTCGCGGGCGACGAGGCGGATCACGGTGTCGCGGCCCCAGTCGCCGCGCTTGAGCGGCCGGCCGAGAAAGAGGTTCACGCGGCGGATCCAGTAGCCGTCGGCCTTCGGGCCGGCGGCGACGACGCGCCGCAGCTCCTCGGCCAGCTCCGGGGTGACGATCTCGTCGGCGTCGAGGATCAGCACCCACTCGAAGCGGCAGTGCGGCAGCGCCCAGTTCTTCTGCCGCGCCGGGCTCTCGTACGGATGCTCGAGGACCCGCGCCCCCTTGGCCCGCGCGATCTCCGGCGTGGCGTCGGTCGAGCCGGAATCGACGAGCAGCACGTCGGCGCAGAAGGCGACGGAGTCGAGGGCGGCGCCGAGAACCTCCGCCTCGTCGCGCGCCGTGATCAGCGCCGTGATCGGCGCTTTGTCGATGGCGTCCATGGAACCTCGGCGGCGTCAGGCCGCGGGCTTCGGCCGCGCGAGCCACGCGACGGCGATGCTGAGCAGGTAGAGCAGGATCATCGGCAGGGCGAAGATCGTGCAGGTGATGACGTCGGGGGTCGGGGTGACGATCGCGGCGATCAGGAAGATCACCCACAGCGCCACGTCGAACTTCTTCCAAAGGAAGCGCGCCGTGACGAGGCCGAGACGCGCGAGGGCGAGGACGATCAGCGGCATCTCGAAGACCGCGCCCATGCCGAGAAGCAGCTTCGTCGAGAAGGCGAACGCCGAGTCGAGCGAGATGACCGACTGGTACCCCTTCGACTGCTGGGCGAGGAAGTTGATCGCCGAGGGCATGGCCACGAAGTAGCAGAAGGCGACGCCGCCGAGGAAGAGGACCGTCCCGGAGGCGATCACCGGCAGGATCCAGCGGCGCTCGCGGCGGTAGAGCCCCGGCGAGACGAACGACCAGAGCTGGTAGAGGATCACCGGCACGCCGACGACGATGCCGCCGACGAGCGCGGCCTTCATCTTGTTCATGAACCCCTCGGAGGGGCGCATGACGGCGAGCGTGCCGACCGCCTTTTGGACGGGGTCGAGCAGCCAGTGAAGGATCTGGTCGGCGAAGAAGAGCGAGACGCCGAAGCCGAGCGCGACGGCGAGCGCCGAGCGGAAGACGCGGCGCCGCAGCTCTTCGAGGTGGTCGAGGAAGCCCATCCGCGGCCCGCCCCCTTCTTCCTTCGGGCGGGCGTCGTCGCTTTCGGCGGAACTCACGGCTTCTCCTCGGGTGTCGTCGCGGCGGGCTTGTCTCCGCTCTCGACGCCGGCGGCCGGCAGCTCGGCCGCTGAAGGCTCCGGCGGCGGCTCGACCGCGTCGGACTCGGAGGGAACGGCCGGCGGTTCGACCGGGGGCGCGGGGTCGGGCGAGCCGGAAGCGTAGGCGGAGAGCCCGGCGACGTCGCGGACGATCCCCTGCGCGTCGCCCTTCAGCCCCTGCAGATCCTTGGCGACCCCCTTGATTTCCTCGAGCGCGACTTCCCGCTCCAGAGTCCCCTGGAATTCGCGCATCGCGGCCCGCATCTGGCCGACGAAGCCGCCCAGTTGCCGTCCGATCTGCGGCAGTCGCCTCGGGCCGAAGATCAACAGCCCCAAAACGACGAGCAGCAGGAACTCTTCGCCGCCGATGTCGAACATATCGTCGCGAGTGTAGCGACGCGCCGTGCGGCGGTCAAACTGCAAACCGCGGTCGAGGAAGCCCGCAAATCGCCGCTTTTCAAGCACTTGAGGAGATCGATGGTGCGCGGCGGCGAGCCGGTCCCTATACTTCGCCCCATGAAGTGGCCCCGTCCAGCCTACCTCGTGCCGGCGCTGGTCTTCGCGCTCGGCCTCCCCGTGGTCCTGCTCGGCGCCCGCGCCGCCGCGACCTCCTCCGCGCCGTCGCCGAAGCTCGCCGCCTACACCGAGCTCCTCGCGACGCTGGAGGAGCGGCGCGCCCCGGCGATCGACGCCAAGAAGCTCGTCTACCAGAGCATCCACGGGATGACGCAGACGCTCGACCCGCACACCAACTTCCTCGACGAAGAGGTCTATCGCGAGATGAAGGAGGAGCAGAGCGGGTCGTTCTTCGGCCTCGGGATCGTCATCAGCAAGCGCGGCCGGCAGCAGCCGCTGCGGGTCATCGCGCCGATGGCCGAGACCCCCGCGGCGCGGATGGGGATCCGCCCCGGCGACGTCATCGCCCACGTGCGCGACCTCCGGGCGAAGGTGGACATCGAGACGATCGGGCTCACCGTGCAGGAGGCGGTGAAGTACCTCCGCGGCCCGCGCGGCACCGAGGTCGAGCTGACGATCGAGCGGCCGGGGATCGCCGAGCCGCTGGTCTTCAAGATCGCGCGCGACGAGATCCGCACCCCCGCCGTGAACCAGGTCTTCATGGCCCGCCCCGGCGTCGGCTACATCCACGTCGCCAACTTCACCGAGACGACGACGTCCGAGCTCGACCGCGCGCTCGACCAGCTCAAGTCGCAGGGCGCCCGCAAGCTCGTCCTCGACCTGCAGGGAAACCCCGGCGGCCTGCTCGACCAGGCGATCGGCGTCGCCAGCCGCTTCCTCCGCCCCGGCGAGTTGGTCGTCTACACCGAGGGCCGGCGGCCCGGCTCGCGCCAGGACTACTTCGGGCAGCGCGACGTGCCGCGCGTCGATTGGCCGATGGTCGTGCTCGTGGACCGCGGCGCCGCCTCGGCCTCCGAGATCGTCGCCGGCGCGCTGCAGGACCACGACCGCGCCTACGTCGTCGGCGAGACGTCGTTCGGCAAGGGGCTCGTGCAGTCGGTCTACCCGCTCCCCGAGAGCACGGCGATCGCCCTGACGACGCAGAAGTACTACACGCCGTCCGGCCGCTGCATCCAGCGCCCCTACGCGGCCGAGGACGACTACTACCTCGAGAACGTGCAGCGCGAGGCGATTCCCAAGCCGACGTCCGACGCGCAGACCTACAAGACCGACGCCGGACGCAAGGTCTACGGCGGCGGCGGGATCACCCCCGACGTCTCCGCGCCGACCCCCGACCCGCCGGAGGCGCTCGTCCAACTCGCCCGCGTCTCGGCGTTCCAGCGCTTCGCCACGCCGCTGACGGCCGACGCGCGCCGCCGCTACGAAGGCGCCGACGACCTGCTCTTCGACGACTTCCTCGCCTTCGCCGCGCGGGAGACGCCGGAGATCGGCGCCGCCGGCATCAAGGCCGCGCGCGAGCTGGTGCTGGCGCAGGTCCGCGCCGAGATGGCGCTCGCCGAGGGCGGGATGACGGCGCGCGACCGGCTGCTGATCCAGCGCTCGCCGGCCTACGTCAAGGGGCTCGCCGCGCTCGACGACGCGGCGAAGCTCGTCGCGCGCCGCGCCGCGGCCGCGGCCCCCGGCAAGGGCGCGCCCCTCGCCGCGCGCGCCGAGGCCGCCGCCGAGCGCTGATCCCGCGCTATCATGCGGCGCGCCCGGACGTCCGATCCGCCGGCCCGCCGAGGGACACGATGAACGAAACCGCCACGCTCCGCGCGTTGCGCCGCTTCGGCGGCGCCGCGGCGATCGCCCTGCTTCTCGCGGCCGCAGGGTGCGCCGAGACGAAGAAGATCGAGCAGCCCGCCCCGCCGCCGCCGGAGCCGGTCCCCGAGATGCGTCCGGTCGAAACGCCGCCGCCGCCCCCGCCGCCGCCGAAGGTCTACGTGACGGTGACCGGCAGCAAGGTCAACGTGCGCAAGGGACCGGGAACGGACCAGCCGACGGTGACCCGCGTGAAGAAGGGAGACCGCCTGCTGCTCGTCGAGGAGAAGGGCGATTGGGATTCGATCACCCTCCCCGACGGCTCGGCCGGGTTCATCTCCTCGAAGCTCGTGCGCAAGGAAGAGCCCTGCCCCGCCGACAGCGCGGTCGCCGAGATGGTCGAGAAGCCGGCGATGTCGTTCGAGCAGGGGAGCGCGCACGGCGTCGTGCAGCTCAAGCTGTCGGTCGGCGCCGACGGCGCGGTGACCGCCGTGAAGACGCTGCAGAACGGCACCGGGGACGCGGGGCTCGAGGCGCAGGCGACGCAGGAGGCGCGGACGATCAAGTTCAAGCCGCTCATCCGCCGCTGCAAGCCGACGCCGTTCAGCTACATCTTCAGCCGCACGTTCTGACCGCGGCGCTTCGCCCTTCGCGCCCGGCGGCCCCGCGCCGCCGGGCGTCGTCGTCTCAGACCAAGTAGGAGACGGCGAGCCCGATCTGGGCGGTCATCATCATCAGGTACATGTGGGTCCACGACGGGTGGTTCTCGGTCGTGGCCAGCGCCTCGGGATCGCGCAGGATCAGCCAGACGGTGTAGACGCCCCAGAACGCGAGCGCGAGCCCCAGGATCGCCAGCGCCCACGGGTTGCCGGTGAGGATCGTGTGCCGCCCGCCGACGAACGGATCGGGGACGACGGCGCCGAGCGGAATCAGCAGCCACGGCAGCACGAACGAGGGGGCCATCAGCAGCGCCGCGCGCTTCACGCCGTAGCGGATCGGCAGCGTCGTGCAGCCCCCTTCCGCGTCCCCCCTCATGTCGGAGAAGTCCTTCGTCGAGGCCGAGCCGAGCAGGAAGAGCGCGAAGACGAGGCCGAGGTACCAGGGCTCGAGCGCGAGGAGCGGGCCGACCATGCACCAGCCGGCGACCTTGAGCAGCATCCCGCGCGGCACGGCGATCGTCAGGTTGGCGCCGAGCGGCATCCGCTTCGTCCGGCCCCACGCCGGCGCGGAGTAGACGAAGGTGAAGACCATCCCGGCGACGAAGACGAAGAACGAGGCGTGCCAGCGCCAGAGCGACCAGAGGCTCTCCCCCGCCGGCGCGACGAGCCGCTCGAGGAAGCCGCCCGCGGGGTAGATCACGACGAACCAGGTCGGGACGACCGCCAGCGCGTAGAGGATCCAAGTCGCGCGCCACGCGCCGCGGAGCGAGATCCGCCCCGAGGGGAGCATCCGCGCCGGCTTGTTCACGCGGTCGATCGGCAGGTCGTAGATCTGGTTGATCACGTTGCTCGCCGCGTTGAGCAGCGCGGCGCAGAGCGAGCCGAAGACGATCGTCAGCAGGATCGCCCAGGTGAAGCGTCGCGACGGATCGGGGTTCCACTTCGAGCCGAAGGCGCAGACCGCGCCCGAGACGACGCCGAGCGTCGGGGGGAGCAGCGTGAACGGCCGGGTGAAGGAGACGTAGTTGCGCAGGGCCGAGCCGCTGTCCGCCGGTCCGCCGTTCGTCGTCATCGTCGTCAGATCGTCCATAGCGCCAACCCCACCGCGCCGAGCGCGCCGACGAGGGTGTTGGCGACGTTCACAACTTCGTTGTCGAGGAAGCGCCGCTCGAAGAGCGCGCCGATCACGCTCTCGACCATCGGCGCGGCGAACGCCGCGAGACCGATGAAGAGCGCGCCGCGCGCCGTCGTCGTCCGCGTGGCGAACGCGCCGACGGCGAAGAGCGCCGCGCCGCCGGCCGCGGCGAGCGTGCCGGCGAGGCTCACGCCGCCGTCCGTGCCGCGCGGGCAGGGCCGGAAGGTCGTGATGAGCACCGTGCGGCGGCCGAACGCCTGGCCGATCTCCGAGGCCAGCGTGTCGGCGGTCGCCGCGGCGAGCGCGGCCACGGCGGCGAGCATGAAGACCGAGGCCGGCTCGGCGGTCGCGGAGAGAAACGCGAAGACGAGCGCCGCGCCGCCGTTGGCCCAGACGTTGCGCGCCCCGCGCCGGCCGCCCCGCTCCTGCGCCGTCCCCTCGCGTTCCTTCTCCCGGCGCCGGACGCGCGTCGCCGCGCTGCCGACGAGCACGAAGATCGCCAGCGCCGCGAAGAGCCGCCAGCCGCCGAAGACGCCGAGGCCGAGGGCGAGGAGCGAGCCGTGCGCCGCGCCGGAGAGATCGACCGCCCGCGCGGCGAGCGCGAGCAGCATGCAGACGACGACCCCGCCGACGACCCACGGCAGCCGCGGCGCGAAGAGCGTGCGCGCTGCCGCGGCGAGGTTCATCGGCTGGACGAGCGTCGCCGCGTAGAGCAGCGCGCCGCCGAGCAGCGGCACGACGAGGTTGTCGTCGGTCCGCAGCGGCGCCGTCTCGGCGAGCGCGACGATCACCGTCACGACGCCGATCGCCCAGAGACTGAACGGCGGCAGCGGACCGGCGTCGCGGAGGACGAACCCGGCGAGCGCGACGGCCATCGGCCCGCCGCCGAGCAGGAAGCCGACGAGGCCCGCCCAGCTCTTGTCGCGGTTCCAAGGCAGCGGCCCGGTCAGGCGGCCGAAGACGATCCCGAACGCCCCCGCCAGTCCGTCGCCGAAGGCGAGCAGCGCCCACGCCGCGGCGACGACCTCCAGGTGCTGCCGGAAGATCAGGATCAGCGCCAGCACGCTCAGCGGGTAGAGCACGATCCCGCGGTCGGCGCCGGCGCGGCTGGCCTCGCCGCGGAAGAGCGCGCGGCCGCCGATCCGCGGCAGGACGAGCAGGTTGAAGAGCAGCGCCGCGAGCGCGAGGAGCGCCGCCTGCCGCCAGTCCAAGTAGGCGAGCAGGAAGGCGAACCCGCCCATGGCGATGTGCACCGTCCGCCGCCCGAGCTCCCGCTTCGCGCGGCGGTCATCGGCCGTCGCGGCGGCCGCTTCGCCGTTCATCGTTCCCCGCCCCTCCGCCGTCAACGCGCCGTCCCCCGCCGCCGCAGCGCGGCGAGGTACTCCGCCGCGGCCTCGTCCCACGGGCGCGGCGCGAAGAAGCGCGCCGCGAAGCGTCCCGTCGCCAGCGGCGTCGCCGCCGGCCGCGCCGCGTCGAGCCCCGCCTCGGCGGGGTCGAGCGGCGCGAGCCGCCGCGGATCCTCGCCGCAGAGTTCGAAGGCGCGCCGCGCGAAGCCGAAGCGCGAGAGCGCCGGGCCGTCGGCGAAATGCCAGATCCCCGTCTCCGCCGAGGCCATCAGCGCCGCGGCCGCCGCGGCCGCCTCGCCGACGTAGGTCGGCTTCTTGATCCAGCCGTCCACGACCGGGATCGTCCCCGGCCCGCTCCGCGCGCGGTCGAGCAGCCGGCTGAGCAGCGTCTCGCGCCCCGCGCCGACGATGAACGAGAGGCGCAGCACCGCGCAGTCCTCGAGCGTTCCCAGCGCGGCGAGCTCCCCTTCCAGCTTGCTGCGGCCGTATTCGTTGAGCGGCGCCGGCAGGTCGTCCTCGACGTACTCGGCGCCCTTCGCGCCGTCGAAGACGTAGTCGGTCGAGAGGTGGACGAAGCGCGCGCCGACGGCGCGGCAGGCCGCGGCGAGGTTCGCCGGCCCTTCGGCGTTGACCCGCCGCGCGAGATCCGGATCGGCCTCGCAGAGATCGACGTCGGAGACCGCCGCGCAGTTCACGACGACCGTCGGGGCCAGCCGCTCGAACTCCGCCTCCAGCCGCCAGCGGTCGGCGACGTCGAGCTCGGCCTTGGTCGCGGAAACGGTGTGCGGGAACCGCTCTTCGCAGAGGTCGGTCAGGACGCGCCCGACGAGCCCGCCCGCGCCGACGATCAGCGGCCGCACGCCGAGGTTCCCCTCGCCGTCGGTCATTGGGTGCTCCGCTGGAAGTTGAGGACCTCGCCGATGCCGAAGAGGTCGATGATCAGCGAGAACTCGCGCCGGTCGTTGTCCACGAACGAGCGCTGGTCGAAGCCGAAGCGGAACGAGCAGCACTGCGTCGCCCAGCGGACCTCGTACCGCTGGTGGTCGAGCTTGTGGTCCTGGGCGTTCCAGTCCCACTCGGTCTCCAGCGAGAGGCGGCGGTTCGGCGCGACGGCGCCCCAGCGGGCGCGGAGGTAGTTCGTCGCGTCGTAGAGCCCCTCGGCCGGCGCGACGCGCCGGTACCACGAGGCCGAGACGTAGTGGTCGGCGGAGAGGCGCAGCAGCGCGGAGAGGCTGGTGTCGGTCAGCTTGCGGTTCGCCGGGTCGTAGATCGCGGTGAGGTCGAAGACCTCCTCGGCGGTCGCGTTGAGCCGCGCCCGCACCTGCACCGGCGAGAAGCTGCGGTCGTCGCCGATCGCGTTCCCCGACTCGTCGCGCCGCACCTTCCCCGTCGTCGGGTCGATCTGGTACTTCTGCAGCAGCGCGTTGACGAACGAGTAGCTCTGCGAGACCTCGATGCTCGCGAACTCGACCGGCGCCAGCGTCTTG from bacterium encodes:
- a CDS encoding UbiA family prenyltransferase — protein: MDDLTTMTTNGGPADSGSALRNYVSFTRPFTLLPPTLGVVSGAVCAFGSKWNPDPSRRFTWAILLTIVFGSLCAALLNAASNVINQIYDLPIDRVNKPARMLPSGRISLRGAWRATWILYALAVVPTWFVVIYPAGGFLERLVAPAGESLWSLWRWHASFFVFVAGMVFTFVYSAPAWGRTKRMPLGANLTIAVPRGMLLKVAGWCMVGPLLALEPWYLGLVFALFLLGSASTKDFSDMRGDAEGGCTTLPIRYGVKRAALLMAPSFVLPWLLIPLGAVVPDPFVGGRHTILTGNPWALAILGLALAFWGVYTVWLILRDPEALATTENHPSWTHMYLMMMTAQIGLAVSYLV
- the tatC gene encoding twin-arginine translocase subunit TatC — protein: MSSAESDDARPKEEGGGPRMGFLDHLEELRRRVFRSALAVALGFGVSLFFADQILHWLLDPVQKAVGTLAVMRPSEGFMNKMKAALVGGIVVGVPVILYQLWSFVSPGLYRRERRWILPVIASGTVLFLGGVAFCYFVAMPSAINFLAQQSKGYQSVISLDSAFAFSTKLLLGMGAVFEMPLIVLALARLGLVTARFLWKKFDVALWVIFLIAAIVTPTPDVITCTIFALPMILLYLLSIAVAWLARPKPAA
- the tatB gene encoding Sec-independent protein translocase protein TatB, which produces MFDIGGEEFLLLVVLGLLIFGPRRLPQIGRQLGGFVGQMRAAMREFQGTLEREVALEEIKGVAKDLQGLKGDAQGIVRDVAGLSAYASGSPDPAPPVEPPAVPSESDAVEPPPEPSAAELPAAGVESGDKPAATTPEEKP
- a CDS encoding SH3 domain-containing protein, giving the protein MNETATLRALRRFGGAAAIALLLAAAGCAETKKIEQPAPPPPEPVPEMRPVETPPPPPPPPKVYVTVTGSKVNVRKGPGTDQPTVTRVKKGDRLLLVEEKGDWDSITLPDGSAGFISSKLVRKEEPCPADSAVAEMVEKPAMSFEQGSAHGVVQLKLSVGADGAVTAVKTLQNGTGDAGLEAQATQEARTIKFKPLIRRCKPTPFSYIFSRTF
- a CDS encoding NAD(P)-dependent oxidoreductase yields the protein MTDGEGNLGVRPLIVGAGGLVGRVLTDLCEERFPHTVSATKAELDVADRWRLEAEFERLAPTVVVNCAAVSDVDLCEADPDLARRVNAEGPANLAAACRAVGARFVHLSTDYVFDGAKGAEYVEDDLPAPLNEYGRSKLEGELAALGTLEDCAVLRLSFIVGAGRETLLSRLLDRARSGPGTIPVVDGWIKKPTYVGEAAAAAAALMASAETGIWHFADGPALSRFGFARRAFELCGEDPRRLAPLDPAEAGLDAARPAATPLATGRFAARFFAPRPWDEAAAEYLAALRRRGTAR
- a CDS encoding S41 family peptidase, whose translation is MKWPRPAYLVPALVFALGLPVVLLGARAAATSSAPSPKLAAYTELLATLEERRAPAIDAKKLVYQSIHGMTQTLDPHTNFLDEEVYREMKEEQSGSFFGLGIVISKRGRQQPLRVIAPMAETPAARMGIRPGDVIAHVRDLRAKVDIETIGLTVQEAVKYLRGPRGTEVELTIERPGIAEPLVFKIARDEIRTPAVNQVFMARPGVGYIHVANFTETTTSELDRALDQLKSQGARKLVLDLQGNPGGLLDQAIGVASRFLRPGELVVYTEGRRPGSRQDYFGQRDVPRVDWPMVVLVDRGAASASEIVAGALQDHDRAYVVGETSFGKGLVQSVYPLPESTAIALTTQKYYTPSGRCIQRPYAAEDDYYLENVQREAIPKPTSDAQTYKTDAGRKVYGGGGITPDVSAPTPDPPEALVQLARVSAFQRFATPLTADARRRYEGADDLLFDDFLAFAARETPEIGAAGIKAARELVLAQVRAEMALAEGGMTARDRLLIQRSPAYVKGLAALDDAAKLVARRAAAAAPGKGAPLAARAEAAAER
- a CDS encoding glycosyltransferase family 2 protein, translated to MDAIDKAPITALITARDEAEVLGAALDSVAFCADVLLVDSGSTDATPEIARAKGARVLEHPYESPARQKNWALPHCRFEWVLILDADEIVTPELAEELRRVVAAGPKADGYWIRRVNLFLGRPLKRGDWGRDTVIRLVARDRARYQDRLVHEEIDLVGPLPTLRAPMLHDTFRSFDQYWPKVFRYADHGARDMLRKGRRSGPAAIVGHPFWRFFRAYALRRGFLDGTHGLVAALLDGFTTYLKYARLWELRRRGAAAGAGEGR
- a CDS encoding DUF92 domain-containing protein → MNGEAAAATADDRRAKRELGRRTVHIAMGGFAFLLAYLDWRQAALLALAALLFNLLVLPRIGGRALFRGEASRAGADRGIVLYPLSVLALILIFRQHLEVVAAAWALLAFGDGLAGAFGIVFGRLTGPLPWNRDKSWAGLVGFLLGGGPMAVALAGFVLRDAGPLPPFSLWAIGVVTVIVALAETAPLRTDDNLVVPLLGGALLYAATLVQPMNLAAAARTLFAPRLPWVVGGVVVCMLLALAARAVDLSGAAHGSLLALGLGVFGGWRLFAALAIFVLVGSAATRVRRREKEREGTAQERGGRRGARNVWANGGAALVFAFLSATAEPASVFMLAAVAALAAATADTLASEIGQAFGRRTVLITTFRPCPRGTDGGVSLAGTLAAAGGAALFAVGAFATRTTTARGALFIGLAAFAAPMVESVIGALFERRFLDNEVVNVANTLVGALGAVGLALWTI